From the Clostridiales bacterium FE2011 genome, one window contains:
- the atpF gene encoding F0F1 ATP synthase subunit B: MQFLDVISVNVWAILASLANLLLLTWIIKRFLFKPVKKMMDARRAAIDEDYAQAKAAREEAEESRLNYEAAMAAAKQTGDQIIADASRTAEYRSNEIVAQARDKASEIRRQAEQDALLERKKAEAEMKHEIANVSAQLTGKLLQREINEEDHRDLIDSFLNELD, from the coding sequence ATGCAGTTCTTAGATGTTATTTCCGTCAATGTCTGGGCGATTCTGGCCTCGCTGGCGAACCTGCTGCTGTTGACATGGATCATCAAGCGGTTTCTCTTCAAGCCGGTCAAGAAGATGATGGATGCCCGGCGTGCCGCCATTGACGAGGATTATGCACAGGCGAAAGCCGCCCGCGAAGAGGCGGAAGAGAGCCGGCTGAACTATGAAGCCGCCATGGCTGCGGCCAAGCAGACCGGCGATCAGATCATTGCTGACGCGAGCCGTACGGCTGAATACCGCAGCAACGAGATTGTTGCACAGGCACGGGACAAGGCTTCGGAGATTCGCCGCCAGGCAGAACAGGACGCCCTGCTGGAACGCAAGAAGGCAGAGGCCGAAATGAAGCACGAGATCGCCAACGTGTCCGCACAGCTGACCGGGAAATTGCTGCAGCGTGAGATCAACGAGGAGGATCATCGCGACCTGATTGATTCCTTCCTGAACGAGCTGGACTGA
- the atpE gene encoding ATP synthase F0 subunit C — MLELAMGIMLGLLGLGAGCAMIAGIGPGIGEGNAVAKACEAIGRQPECKSDVTSTMIMGCAIAETTGLYGLIVAILLIFVAPGTFTGILMNAIGK; from the coding sequence ATGTTGGAGCTTGCAATGGGTATCATGCTGGGACTTCTGGGACTGGGCGCCGGATGCGCGATGATCGCCGGTATCGGCCCTGGTATCGGTGAAGGTAACGCTGTGGCTAAGGCTTGTGAAGCCATCGGCCGTCAGCCGGAGTGCAAGAGTGACGTCACTTCTACCATGATCATGGGCTGCGCTATCGCGGAAACCACCGGTCTGTACGGTCTGATCGTGGCCATCCTGCTGATCTTCGTGGCGCCTGGCACCTTCACCGGCATTCTGATGAACGCCATCGGAAAGTAA
- a CDS encoding F0F1 ATP synthase subunit A: MISIFGLCLYLTHGLTAKAVCKRQLAAEWIVEKCEKLVRDNMGGFFAEWGPFIAAIMGLSAFSSLICLLGLFSPTGDVNVTFGWAILVFILIMHFKFRGGLWNYFIGLFKPIPVFAPMNLIGEFATPVSMAFRHYGNILSGAVISALIGSALTGLSNSLLGWLPGVLGDMPLLRVGLPAILSIYFDVFSGVMQAFIFAMLTMLNISGAVPWDDWNKKRERRGKEALSAN, encoded by the coding sequence ATGATTTCCATCTTCGGGCTCTGCCTGTACCTGACACACGGGCTGACAGCCAAGGCTGTCTGCAAACGTCAGCTGGCGGCGGAGTGGATTGTGGAAAAGTGTGAAAAGCTGGTCCGGGACAACATGGGCGGCTTTTTTGCGGAATGGGGACCCTTCATCGCCGCCATCATGGGACTAAGCGCGTTCTCCTCGCTGATCTGCCTGCTTGGCCTGTTCAGCCCGACGGGAGACGTGAACGTCACCTTCGGATGGGCGATCCTGGTTTTCATCCTGATTATGCACTTCAAGTTCCGCGGCGGACTGTGGAATTATTTCATCGGGCTGTTCAAGCCCATTCCCGTGTTCGCTCCGATGAACCTGATCGGCGAATTTGCGACTCCCGTGTCCATGGCTTTCCGTCATTACGGCAACATCCTGTCCGGCGCGGTTATCTCCGCCCTGATCGGATCGGCGCTGACGGGACTGAGCAATTCGCTGCTGGGCTGGCTGCCCGGCGTGCTGGGAGACATGCCGCTGCTGCGGGTTGGTCTTCCCGCAATCCTGAGTATCTATTTTGACGTGTTCAGCGGTGTGATGCAGGCGTTCATCTTTGCCATGCTGACCATGCTGAATATCTCCGGTGCGGTGCCGTGGGATGACTGGAACAAGAAGCGTGAGCGCCGCGGCAAAGAAGCGCTCTCCGCCAATTAA
- the lepB gene encoding signal peptidase I produces the protein MSETNQAVETAAVENKQKKGKKKEKKTVGQEILSWVLTILVAVVAALVIRSLVFEPVRVDGESMDDTLANGEIMFVSKYDYSSTWLCLPWQSNTDKENAPRFTFGGNPQRFDVVICRYPGRGDTNFVKRVVGLPGDTIRLEDGYLYVKEKGQDEEVRYEEPYINDEYRTGSRNTFGPYEVPEGQYFVMGDHRNNSNDSRYVGAISRDMIVGHVRQVVYPFKDWRGVPNGLDVKAE, from the coding sequence ATGAGCGAGACCAATCAGGCCGTTGAAACAGCAGCCGTTGAGAATAAACAGAAAAAGGGAAAGAAGAAGGAAAAGAAAACTGTGGGACAGGAGATTCTCAGCTGGGTGCTGACCATTCTGGTGGCCGTTGTGGCCGCGCTGGTCATTCGTTCCCTGGTGTTTGAGCCCGTGCGGGTGGACGGAGAATCTATGGATGACACCCTGGCAAACGGGGAAATCATGTTTGTCTCCAAGTATGACTATTCCAGCACCTGGCTGTGCCTGCCCTGGCAGAGCAACACAGACAAGGAAAACGCGCCCCGGTTTACCTTCGGCGGCAATCCGCAGCGTTTTGACGTGGTGATCTGCCGGTATCCCGGCCGCGGCGATACCAACTTTGTGAAGCGCGTTGTGGGCCTGCCGGGCGATACCATCCGCCTGGAAGACGGATACCTGTATGTGAAGGAAAAGGGCCAGGACGAGGAAGTCCGGTATGAAGAACCCTATATCAATGATGAGTATCGCACGGGAAGCCGGAATACTTTCGGACCCTATGAGGTTCCCGAAGGACAGTATTTCGTGATGGGCGATCACCGGAACAACTCCAATGACAGCCGCTATGTGGGCGCCATCAGCCGGGATATGATCGTGGGTCATGTACGCCAGGTGGTATATCCCTTCAAAGACTGGCGCGGTGTTCCGAACGGCCTGGACGTGAAGGCAGAGTAA
- a CDS encoding ribonuclease H-like domain-containing protein, with product MNLRDKLRAVGGTGGTRQSAPETEDRDCRHFAVYRPAEEFPGALELSRDTLALMSEKEMPEDFDPRRILYLDTETTGLGGSGTVAFLVGMGFLTDNGFEVHQFLMRDYPEEPYLLKHVAAGLGKFDVLCTFNGTTFDVPLLESRFLMNRMSRNCLDLPHLDLLHMCRRLWKLRLGRCNLGRLEEVVLGKPREDDLPGSEVPQRYFTYLKTKQMSLLEDILKHNAQDIASLCVLLNHMAELYQHPEKIRFSEDVYSMGRALERVNQTEPARRCYRLASRGRMGDLASSALAVSYRRSGQREEAAEVWRQMIREGRGGVTPYVELAKYEEHVLRDIPEALRLTEQAIIRLSEPGFGQDDAVQADQNELQYRWQRLKRKLKEQ from the coding sequence ATGAACCTTCGGGATAAGCTCAGGGCGGTAGGCGGCACCGGCGGAACCCGGCAGTCCGCCCCGGAAACGGAAGACAGGGACTGCCGCCACTTTGCCGTATACCGGCCGGCGGAGGAATTTCCCGGCGCGCTGGAGTTGTCCCGGGATACCCTGGCACTGATGAGTGAAAAGGAAATGCCGGAGGATTTTGATCCCCGGAGGATCCTGTATCTGGATACGGAAACCACCGGTCTGGGCGGAAGCGGCACGGTGGCTTTTCTCGTTGGAATGGGATTCCTGACGGACAACGGATTTGAAGTGCACCAGTTCCTGATGCGGGATTATCCGGAGGAACCTTACCTGCTGAAGCATGTTGCCGCCGGACTGGGGAAGTTTGACGTGCTGTGCACCTTCAACGGCACTACCTTTGACGTGCCGCTGCTGGAAAGCCGATTCCTGATGAACCGGATGAGCCGGAACTGCCTGGACCTTCCGCACCTGGACCTGCTGCATATGTGCCGGCGGCTGTGGAAGCTTCGTCTCGGACGCTGCAACCTGGGCCGGCTGGAGGAAGTGGTGCTGGGAAAACCCCGGGAGGACGACCTGCCGGGAAGCGAGGTGCCCCAGCGGTACTTTACCTACCTGAAAACCAAACAGATGTCCCTGCTGGAGGATATCCTGAAACACAACGCGCAGGATATTGCCAGCCTCTGCGTCCTGCTGAACCACATGGCGGAACTGTATCAGCATCCGGAAAAGATCCGTTTCAGCGAGGACGTCTATTCCATGGGCCGGGCGCTGGAACGGGTGAACCAGACGGAACCGGCGCGCAGGTGCTACCGGCTGGCCAGCCGGGGGAGAATGGGTGATCTGGCCTCCTCGGCGCTGGCGGTCAGCTACCGGCGGAGCGGACAGCGGGAAGAGGCCGCGGAGGTCTGGCGGCAGATGATCCGGGAAGGCCGGGGCGGCGTGACGCCCTATGTGGAGCTGGCCAAGTATGAGGAGCATGTGCTGCGGGACATCCCGGAGGCGCTCCGCCTGACGGAACAGGCGATTATCCGGCTCAGTGAGCCGGGTTTCGGACAGGACGATGCTGTACAAGCGGATCAAAATGAGTTACAATACCGCTGGCAAAGACTGAAACGGAAACTGAAGGAGCAATAA
- a CDS encoding DEAD/DEAH box helicase encodes MNVAQLAEQLRRDNQFMKDVTRWEVIPARPAKTAPFPDNLDPRLIPVLAQRGIHSLYTHQAKSLEAIARGEDVTVVTPTASGKTMCYNLPVLSAILQNEDSRALYLFPTKALSADQVSELYDMIEGMGVDIKTYTYDGDTPAAARRAVRQAGHIVVTNPDMLHSGILPHHTKWVKLFENLRYIVIDEIHTYRGVFGSNLANVLRRLMRLCEFYGSHPQFILCSATIANPKELAETLIGRTVTLIDENGAPMGERHFVFYNPPVVNRQLGIRQGAIPITRAISGMLLKNGIQAITFARSRLTVEVLTRYLKDMVRDPLGNAGKVRGYRGGYLPGERREIEKGLRNGQVDAVVSTNALELGIDIGALDACVMCGYPGTIASAWQQAGRAGRRKGTSIVFFIASSAAIDQYIVNHPDYLLTQSPENALLNPDNLYILLSHFKCAAFELPFADGDKFGNTQSTQELLDYLDEQGILHHVDGRYHWSAEDFPASEISLRSAAAENFIIIDITDPAHHRVVGEMDRFTAPMLLHENAIYMHEGRQFQVEKLDFDACKAFIRSVDVGYYTDADLNINLSLLDIEKEEQTPQGGIAGLGEIKVTALVTMFKKIKFDTHETLGFGHVQLPETDMHTTSMWWTLPEKLAAKIPSDQLKNGMMGIANLLRIVCPLYLMCAPQDIAVVYQVKSPITNEPTILLYDNTPGGIGLSHKAFGMKELLLSKALQVAEDCPCAYGCPSCVGPVGEVGEDGKRTAIRLLKELTK; translated from the coding sequence ATGAACGTGGCTCAGCTTGCGGAGCAGCTCAGGCGGGACAACCAGTTCATGAAGGATGTCACCCGGTGGGAGGTTATCCCTGCCCGGCCGGCAAAGACTGCCCCCTTCCCGGACAACCTGGATCCCAGGCTCATTCCCGTGCTGGCACAGCGGGGGATCCACAGCCTTTATACCCACCAGGCGAAAAGCCTGGAAGCCATTGCCCGCGGGGAAGACGTGACCGTCGTGACGCCCACGGCTTCCGGCAAGACGATGTGTTATAACCTGCCCGTGCTTTCCGCCATCCTGCAGAATGAGGACTCCCGGGCGCTCTATCTGTTTCCGACAAAGGCCCTGTCCGCCGACCAGGTCAGCGAGCTGTATGACATGATCGAAGGCATGGGTGTTGATATCAAAACTTATACATACGACGGGGATACGCCCGCCGCGGCCCGCCGCGCCGTGCGGCAGGCAGGCCACATCGTGGTGACCAACCCGGATATGCTGCATTCCGGCATCCTGCCCCATCACACCAAGTGGGTCAAGCTGTTTGAGAACCTGCGGTATATCGTGATTGACGAAATCCACACCTACCGCGGCGTCTTCGGCAGCAACCTGGCCAACGTGCTCCGCCGGCTGATGCGCCTGTGCGAGTTCTACGGCAGTCATCCGCAGTTCATTCTCTGCAGCGCCACCATCGCCAATCCGAAGGAACTGGCGGAGACGCTGATCGGCCGTACGGTGACCCTGATCGATGAAAACGGTGCCCCCATGGGCGAGCGCCATTTTGTGTTCTACAACCCGCCGGTGGTGAACCGGCAGCTGGGGATCCGCCAGGGCGCGATCCCGATTACCCGGGCCATCAGCGGGATGCTGCTCAAGAACGGCATCCAGGCCATTACCTTTGCCCGGTCCCGGCTGACGGTGGAAGTGCTGACCCGCTACCTGAAGGACATGGTCCGGGATCCGCTGGGCAATGCCGGCAAAGTCCGGGGCTACCGGGGCGGCTATCTGCCCGGGGAACGCCGGGAGATTGAAAAGGGCTTGCGGAACGGACAGGTGGACGCTGTGGTATCCACCAACGCGCTGGAGCTGGGTATCGACATCGGCGCGCTGGACGCCTGCGTGATGTGCGGGTATCCGGGAACCATTGCCAGCGCCTGGCAGCAGGCGGGCCGTGCCGGAAGACGGAAAGGGACCAGCATTGTGTTCTTTATCGCCTCTTCCGCGGCGATTGACCAGTATATCGTGAACCATCCGGATTATCTGCTGACCCAGAGCCCGGAGAACGCCCTGCTGAATCCGGACAACCTGTACATCCTGCTGAGCCATTTCAAGTGCGCGGCCTTTGAGCTGCCCTTTGCGGACGGAGACAAATTCGGCAACACGCAGTCCACCCAGGAACTGCTGGACTACCTGGACGAGCAGGGAATCCTGCACCATGTGGACGGGCGGTATCACTGGTCCGCGGAGGATTTCCCGGCCAGCGAGATTTCCCTCCGGTCCGCGGCGGCGGAAAACTTCATTATTATCGATATTACCGATCCGGCACACCACCGGGTGGTGGGCGAGATGGACCGGTTCACCGCGCCCATGCTGCTGCATGAGAACGCCATCTACATGCATGAGGGCCGCCAGTTCCAGGTGGAGAAGCTGGACTTTGATGCCTGCAAGGCCTTCATCCGCAGTGTGGACGTCGGGTACTACACGGACGCGGACCTGAATATCAACCTGAGCCTGCTGGATATCGAGAAGGAAGAGCAGACCCCGCAGGGCGGAATCGCCGGACTGGGCGAGATCAAGGTCACGGCCTTGGTGACGATGTTCAAGAAAATCAAATTTGATACCCATGAGACGCTGGGTTTCGGCCATGTACAGCTGCCGGAGACGGATATGCATACTACCTCCATGTGGTGGACCCTGCCGGAGAAGCTGGCGGCAAAGATTCCCAGCGACCAGCTGAAGAACGGGATGATGGGCATCGCAAACCTGCTGCGCATCGTATGTCCGCTGTACCTGATGTGCGCGCCGCAGGATATTGCCGTGGTCTACCAGGTCAAGAGCCCGATCACCAATGAGCCGACGATCCTGCTTTATGACAACACGCCCGGCGGCATCGGCCTGAGCCACAAGGCTTTCGGGATGAAGGAACTGCTGCTGAGCAAGGCGCTGCAGGTGGCGGAAGATTGTCCCTGCGCCTATGGCTGCCCCTCCTGTGTCGGCCCGGTGGGTGAGGTCGGGGAGGACGGGAAGCGTACAGCGATCCGCCTGCTGAAGGAGCTGACGAAATGA
- a CDS encoding 2-dehydropantoate 2-reductase yields the protein MRTAIYGAGSLGTVMGAYLTREGVPVDLINRNHAHVDALNRSGAHITGTVDMTVPVNALLPEDMTGKYDIIFLMTKQLNNHETVAFLKNYLAGDGVIVTMQNGIPEDSIAEIVGPEHTIGVTVEWGATMTAPGSSRLTSDPESLSFHMGSMPGIPDNKLEQVKSVLEKMCPVVIENNLPGARWSKLLINATFSGLGTVMGGTFGDVAKDPEARNLAASCMKEVIDVGRAAGVTFAPVQGKDLVSLFYWSNPFKKMLAKLIMPIAMKKHAAIEPSMLQDLKKHKPCEIDAINGVVCEKGSLEGIPTPLNDRIVKIIHEIQEGKRKPSRENLKELEMCPNL from the coding sequence ATGCGGACTGCAATATACGGAGCCGGTTCCCTGGGAACGGTGATGGGAGCCTATCTGACCCGGGAGGGCGTCCCGGTTGACCTGATCAACCGGAATCACGCCCATGTGGACGCCCTGAACCGATCCGGCGCCCACATCACGGGAACCGTTGATATGACCGTTCCGGTCAACGCCCTCCTGCCGGAGGATATGACCGGCAAATACGATATCATTTTCCTCATGACCAAGCAGCTGAATAACCACGAAACCGTCGCGTTCCTGAAAAACTACCTGGCCGGGGACGGCGTCATCGTCACCATGCAGAACGGCATTCCCGAGGACAGCATCGCGGAAATCGTTGGTCCTGAACATACCATCGGCGTCACCGTGGAATGGGGTGCCACCATGACCGCCCCCGGCAGCAGCCGGCTGACCTCCGATCCTGAAAGCCTTTCCTTCCATATGGGCAGCATGCCCGGCATTCCGGATAACAAGCTGGAGCAAGTCAAATCCGTGCTCGAGAAAATGTGCCCCGTGGTCATTGAAAACAACCTCCCCGGCGCCCGCTGGTCCAAACTGCTGATCAACGCCACCTTCTCCGGCCTGGGCACCGTCATGGGCGGAACCTTCGGGGATGTGGCAAAGGATCCGGAAGCCCGGAACCTCGCGGCCTCCTGCATGAAGGAAGTGATCGACGTGGGCCGTGCCGCCGGCGTCACTTTTGCCCCGGTCCAGGGCAAGGATCTCGTCAGCCTCTTCTACTGGTCCAATCCCTTCAAGAAAATGCTGGCCAAGCTGATCATGCCCATTGCCATGAAGAAGCATGCCGCCATCGAGCCCTCCATGCTGCAGGACCTGAAGAAGCATAAGCCCTGCGAAATCGACGCCATCAACGGTGTGGTCTGTGAAAAAGGCAGCCTGGAAGGCATTCCCACCCCGCTCAACGACCGGATCGTAAAGATCATCCATGAAATCCAGGAAGGCAAAAGAAAGCCCTCCAGGGAAAACCTGAAGGAACTGGAAATGTGCCCGAATCTCTGA